In a single window of the Antennarius striatus isolate MH-2024 chromosome 3, ASM4005453v1, whole genome shotgun sequence genome:
- the gna14a gene encoding guanine nucleotide-binding protein subunit alpha-14 encodes MAGCCMSAEDRENQRISEEIEKQLRKDKKDSRRELKLLLLGTGESGKSTFIKQMRIIHGGGYTDEDKRNYAKLVYQNIYTSMQTMVRAMESLNISFCDPQNQSHANSVLDVEVDKVEDFEETLAAAISSLWNDPGIQECYDRRREYQLSDSTKYYLTNLDRISQPSYLPDLQDILRVRVPTTGIIEYPFDMENVIFRMVDVGGQRSERRKWIHCFENVTSIIFLVALSEYDQVLAECDNENRMEESLALFKTIITYPWFQKSSVILFLNKTDIIEEKIMYSHLATYFPAFTGPQQDQKAAQEFILKMYQEQNPDKEKTLYSHFTCATDTENIRFVFVAVKDTILRHNLKEFNLV; translated from the exons ATGGCGGGATGCTGCATGTCGGCGGAGGACCGGGAGAACCAGAGGATCAGCGAGGAGATCGAGAAGCAGCTGCGCAAAGACAAGAAGGACTCCCGCAGggagctgaagctgctgctgttgg GTACTGGAGAGAGTGGAAAGAGTACATTCATCAAACAAATGAGAATCATCCACGGAGGTGGATACACAGATGAGGACAAGAGGAACTACGCCAAGCTGGTTTACCAGAACATCTACACGTCCATGCAGACGATGGTCCGAGCCATGGAGAGCCTTAACATATCATTCTGTGATCCTCAGAACCAA AGCCATGCAAACTCCGTGCTGGATGtggaagtggataaggtggAGGATTTCGAGGAAACCCTGGCAGCAGCCATCAGCAGTCTATGGAACGATCCAGGGATACAGGAGTGCTATGACCGACGCCGGGAATACCAGCTGTCTGACTCCACCAAATA ctATCTCACTAACCTGGATCGAATTTCACAACCTTCATATTTACCTGACCTGCAGGACATCCTTCGAGTTCGAGTGCCTACCACAGGCATCATAGAATACCCATTTGACATGGAGAATGTCATCTTTAG gatggtggatgtggggggtcaaaggtcagagaggaggaagtggatcCACTGCTTTGAGAACGTCACCTCCATTATTTTCCTGGTGGCGCTCAGCGAGTACGACCAGGTTCTGGCAGAGTGCGACAATGAG AACCGTATGGAGGAGAGCTTGGCCCTGTTCAAAACCATTATAACATATCCCTGGTTCCAGAAATCTTCTGTCATACTTTTCCTCAATAAGACCGACATCATCGAGGAGAAGATCATGTACTCTCATTTAGCCACTTATTTCCCTGCGTTCACAG GACCTCAGCAGGATCAGAAAGCAGCTCAAGAATTCATCCTGAAAATGTATCAAGAACAAAACCCGGACAAGGAGAAGACGCTGTATTCTCACTTCACATGTGCAACAGACACAGAGAACATCCGCTTCGTCTTTGTGGCTGTGAAAGACACCATCCTCAGACACAACTTGAAGGAATTCAATCTGGTGTAG